From the genome of uncultured Bacteroides sp.:
TTTCAATACCCATTGATACAATATGAATATCAGCCTGAGATGTTCCCATATCAGCATTACCTTCATTAGTACAGACAACTACATCCCCCGTCTCGGCTACACCGAAATTGGCACCGGTCATCGCCACTTTAGCAGAAAGGAACTCTTTTCGGAGATTCTCACGCATACAACCGGTAAGATAAGTCGGATCGGAATTCCCTTTTTCGGTATTCAGCTTTTCTTCAAAAAGCTCCCCTATAATCTGCCTTTTCAGGTGAATGGCCGGCATTACAATATGGCTGGGCGGTTGCTTTAATAGCTGAAGAATCCGTTCACCCAAATCGCTTTCAATTACATCAATGCCATTTTCAATCAGGAAATCATCCAAATGACATTCCTCAGTCAGCATCGACTTACTCTTCACAACCTTCTCTGCACTGTTTTTACGAAGAATTTCCAGAACAATATTATTGTGCTCCGTATCATCTTTAGCCCAGTGTACGGTTGCACCATTCTTTTCAGCAGCCTCAGCAAATTGCAGAAGATAATGATCCAGATGAGTAATGGAGTGCATCTTTATCTTACTTGCCAGTTCGCGCAACTCCTCCCATTCAGGAATACCCTTCGCCAGATTATCTCTCTTTACGCGTGTACCCCAAAGAGTTTCGTTATGCCACTGCGCCCCCTCTTTATTACTAAGGAAAGCCTCTGCAGCTGTAACATGATTTTTATTCATAATCCAC
Proteins encoded in this window:
- a CDS encoding lactate utilization protein B, with the protein product MNKNHVTAAEAFLSNKEGAQWHNETLWGTRVKRDNLAKGIPEWEELRELASKIKMHSITHLDHYLLQFAEAAEKNGATVHWAKDDTEHNNIVLEILRKNSAEKVVKSKSMLTEECHLDDFLIENGIDVIESDLGERILQLLKQPPSHIVMPAIHLKRQIIGELFEEKLNTEKGNSDPTYLTGCMRENLRKEFLSAKVAMTGANFGVAETGDVVVCTNEGNADMGTSQADIHIVSMGIEKVIPNRESLGVFTRLLARSATGQPITSYTSHYCKPRKGGELHIILVDNGRSDILGNKDHLQTLKCIRCGACMNTCPVYRRSGGYSYSYFIPGPIGINLGMLKAPQVYYTNLPACTLCFSCNNVCPVKIDLGNQIYKWRQGLNAIGKANPAKKVLSGGMSFLFNHPGLFHSALKMAPIVNKIPRSLKYNKFNEWGIGRELPEFAPESFTSWWKKNVKR